In Phragmites australis chromosome 16, lpPhrAust1.1, whole genome shotgun sequence, one DNA window encodes the following:
- the LOC133896124 gene encoding alpha carbonic anhydrase 7-like isoform X1: MCPTRHLRLALSALLAGVLLLSAVVPAARAQEETEHEEEFSYVQGAENGPENWGAIKEEWAACSTGRMQSPIDLSDEDVSLVCSLGYLNHTYRAAEASIVNRGHDIMVRFDGDAGSLVINGTAYYLRQLHWHSPTEHAVDDRSNCMLSSDARACRYDMELHMVHESAENKAAVIGILYKIGRPDAFLHKLEPFIRRIADGPDREVRVGVVDPWGARGKGCAYYRYMGSLTTPPCTEGVIWTIIKKVRTVSRCQLELLREAVHDGMEDNARPLQEVNNRDIGIFRPRPCKHYGLFPSAAE, translated from the exons ATGTGTCCAACTCGCCACCTccgcctcgccctctcggcccTCCTCGCCGGTGTCCTCCTGCTCTCCGCCGTCGTCCCGGCCGCCAGAGCGCAGGAAGAAACCG AGCATGAGGAGGAGTTCAGCTACGTCCAAGGCGCGGAGAACGGACCGGAGAACTGGGGCGCGATCAAGGAGGAGTGGGCGGCGTGCAGCACGGGGCGGATGCAGTCCCCCATCGACCTGTCCGACGAGGACGTCTCGCTGGTGTGCTCCCTCGGCTACCTCAACCACACCTACCGCGCCGCCGAGGCCTCCATCGTCAACCGCGGCCACGACATCATG GTGCGGTTCGATGGCGACGCCGGGAGCCTGGTGATCAACGGCACGGCGTACTACCTCCGGCAGCTGCACTGGCACTCGCCCACCGAGCACGCCGTCGACGACCGCAG CAATTGCATGCTCAGCTCCGACGCGCGCGCGTGCAGGTACGACATGGAGCTGCACATGGTCCACGAGAGCGCCGAGAACAAGGCTGCCGTGATCGGCATCCTCTACAAGATCGGCAGACCCGACGCGTTCCTGCACAAG CTGGAGCCGTTCATCAGGCGGATCGCTGACGGGCCGGACAGGGAAGTGCGGGTCGGCGTGGTGGACCCCTGGGGCGCGCGCGGCAAGGGCTGCGCCTACTACCGCTACATGGGCTCCCTCACCACGCCGCCCTGCACCGAGGGGGTCATCTGGACCATCATCAAGAAG GTTCGCACCGTGTCCAGATGCCAGCTGGAGCTTCTCAGGGAAGCCGTGCACGAC GGCATGGAGGATAATGCGAGGCCGCTTCAGGAGGTGAACAACAGAGACATCGGCATTTTCCGGCCAAGACCTTGTAAACATTATGGTCTATTTCCATCTGCTGCCGAGTGA
- the LOC133896123 gene encoding alpha carbonic anhydrase 7-like, giving the protein MYPTRHLRLALSALLAGVLLLSAVVPAARAQEETEHEEEFSYVRGEENGPEHWGAIKEEWAACGTGRMQSPIDLSHERVSLVRSLGYLNHTYCAAEATIVNRGHDIMVRFDGDAGSLVINGTAYYLRQLHWHSPTEHTVDGRRYDMELHMVHESAENKAAVIGILYEIGRHDAFLHKLEPFIRRIADRRDKEERIGVVDPRGTRGTACVYYRYMGSLTTPPCTEGVIWTIVKRVRTVSSYQLEFLREAVHDDMEKNARPLQEVNNRDIGIFRPIPRKH; this is encoded by the exons ATGTATCCAACTCGCCACCTCCGCCTTGCCCTCTCGGCCCTCCTCGCCGGTGTCCTCCTGCTCTCCGCCGTCGTCCCGGCCGCCAGAGCGCAGGAAGAGACCG aacatgaggAGGAGTTCAGCTACGTCCGCGGCGAGGAGAATGGGCCGGAGCACTGGGGCGCGATCAAGGAGGAGTGGGCGGCGTGCGGCACGGGGCGGATGCAGTCCCCCATCGACCTGTCCCACGAGCGCGTCTCGCTGGTGCGCTCCCTCGGCTACCTCAACCACACCTACTGCGCCGCCGAGGCCACCATCGTCAACCGCGGCCACGACATCATG GTGCGGTTCGATGGCGACGCCGGGAGCCTGGTGATCAACGGCACGGCGTACTACCTCCGGCAGCTGCACTGGCACTCGCCCACCGAGCACACCGTCGACGGCCGCAG GTACGACATGGAGCTGCACATGGTCCACGAGAGCGCCGAGAACAAGGCCGCCGTGATCGGCATCCTCTATGAGATCGGCAGACACGACGCGTTCCTGCACAAG CTGGAGCCGTTCATCAGGCGGATCGCTGACCGGCGGGACAAGGAGGAGCGGATCGGCGTGGTGGACCCCCGGGGCACGCGCGGCACGGCCTGCGTCTACTACCGCTACATGGGCTCCCTCACTACGCCGCCCTGCACCGAGGGGGTCATCTGGACCATCGTCAAGAGG GTTCGCACCGTGTCCAGTTATCAGCTGGAGTTTCTCAGGGAAGCCGTGCACGAC GACATGGAGAAAAACGCGAGGCCGCTTCAGGAGGTGAACAACAGAGACATCGGCATTTTCCGGCCAATCCCCCGTAAACACTAG
- the LOC133896124 gene encoding alpha carbonic anhydrase 7-like isoform X2 — MCPTRHLRLALSALLAGVLLLSAVVPAARAQEETEHEEEFSYVQGAENGPENWGAIKEEWAACSTGRMQSPIDLSDEDVSLVCSLGYLNHTYRAAEASIVNRGHDIMVRFDGDAGSLVINGTAYYLRQLHWHSPTEHAVDDRRYDMELHMVHESAENKAAVIGILYKIGRPDAFLHKLEPFIRRIADGPDREVRVGVVDPWGARGKGCAYYRYMGSLTTPPCTEGVIWTIIKKVRTVSRCQLELLREAVHDGMEDNARPLQEVNNRDIGIFRPRPCKHYGLFPSAAE; from the exons ATGTGTCCAACTCGCCACCTccgcctcgccctctcggcccTCCTCGCCGGTGTCCTCCTGCTCTCCGCCGTCGTCCCGGCCGCCAGAGCGCAGGAAGAAACCG AGCATGAGGAGGAGTTCAGCTACGTCCAAGGCGCGGAGAACGGACCGGAGAACTGGGGCGCGATCAAGGAGGAGTGGGCGGCGTGCAGCACGGGGCGGATGCAGTCCCCCATCGACCTGTCCGACGAGGACGTCTCGCTGGTGTGCTCCCTCGGCTACCTCAACCACACCTACCGCGCCGCCGAGGCCTCCATCGTCAACCGCGGCCACGACATCATG GTGCGGTTCGATGGCGACGCCGGGAGCCTGGTGATCAACGGCACGGCGTACTACCTCCGGCAGCTGCACTGGCACTCGCCCACCGAGCACGCCGTCGACGACCGCAG GTACGACATGGAGCTGCACATGGTCCACGAGAGCGCCGAGAACAAGGCTGCCGTGATCGGCATCCTCTACAAGATCGGCAGACCCGACGCGTTCCTGCACAAG CTGGAGCCGTTCATCAGGCGGATCGCTGACGGGCCGGACAGGGAAGTGCGGGTCGGCGTGGTGGACCCCTGGGGCGCGCGCGGCAAGGGCTGCGCCTACTACCGCTACATGGGCTCCCTCACCACGCCGCCCTGCACCGAGGGGGTCATCTGGACCATCATCAAGAAG GTTCGCACCGTGTCCAGATGCCAGCTGGAGCTTCTCAGGGAAGCCGTGCACGAC GGCATGGAGGATAATGCGAGGCCGCTTCAGGAGGTGAACAACAGAGACATCGGCATTTTCCGGCCAAGACCTTGTAAACATTATGGTCTATTTCCATCTGCTGCCGAGTGA